A stretch of Monomorium pharaonis isolate MP-MQ-018 chromosome 7, ASM1337386v2, whole genome shotgun sequence DNA encodes these proteins:
- the LOC105831994 gene encoding C-1-tetrahydrofolate synthase, cytoplasmic isoform X2, with translation MSTDVRGVILSGVELAKEIRQGLTKDVSALKEKLPDFAPGLAIVQVGAREDSNVYIKMKINAAREIGIDVQRCQLPNTTTETELINKVSKLNNDPKVHGIIVQMPLDSINKINSHLITDLVSPEKDVDGLNTINEGRVAIGDMSGFLPCTPNGCIELIKRSGVAIAGAQAVVLGRSKIVGTPVAELLKWQNATVTVCHSKTKNLSDVVRQADILVVGIGQPEMVKGDWIKPGAVVIDCGINAIPDPTKKSGQRLVGDVAYGEAAKVASYITPVPGGVGPMTVAMLMKNTVISAQKTAEKLLNIQWNLRTLKINPVKPVPSDIDISRSQEPKPIATLAEEIGLMSNEFSPYGSKKAKIGLSVLQRLKNQQNGKFVVVAGITPTPFGEGKSTTSLGLVQALTAHRGRNSFVTLRQPSQGPTFGVKGGAAGGGYSQVIPMEEFNLHLTGDIHAVTAANNLMAAQIDARYFHESTQSDKALYDRLVPTIKGVRKFSKIQLKRLQKLGIAKTDPNSLTEEEQRRFARLDIDPNNITWTRAVDINDRFLRKITIGQSPTEKGKTRETSFCISVGSEIMAILALATNVEDMKRRLGNIVVGFSKSGEPLTAEDFGMTGAMAILLKDAIEPTLMQSLEGTPVMVHAGPFANIAHGCSSIIADAIALKLVGPQGIVVTEAGFGSDIGMEKFFDIKCRTSGHVPNAVVLVATIRALKMHGGGPPVTTGAPLKKEYVEENVELVRKGLPNLQKHISNGLKYGVPVVVAINSHSTDTQAELNLVKQAALESGAADAVICTHWADGGAGAAALADAVIAATEKNSNFKVLYDLEDSIEEKINKIAKEIYGAGQVVLAEKVQKKIENYNKLGYNKFPICMAKTSNSLTGDPAIKGAPTGFTLDITDIFASVGAGFVIPMVGEIMMMPGLSTRPSIYDMDWNSETDEIEGLF, from the exons ATGTCCACGGACGTGCGAGGAGTTATATTATCTGGAGTTGAATTGGCCAA agaaatTCGACAGGGCCTAACCAAAGATGTGAGCgccttaaaagaaaaattacctGATTTCGCACCTGGCCTGGCTATTGTCCAGGTAGGCGCGAGGGAAGATTCAAACGTCTACATAAAGATGAAAATTAACGCGGCCCGTGAAATAGGCATCGATGTTCAACGTTGTCAACTTCCTAATACCACAACAGAAACAGAGCTCATCAACAAAGTTAGCAAACTGAATAATGATCCAAAAGTTCATGGGATTATTGTGCAAATGCCGCTTGAcagtatcaataaaataaattctcattTAATTACCGATCTAGTTTCACCGGAAAAAGACGTCGATGG ATTAAATACTATTAACGAAGGACGAGTTGCGATTGGTGATATGTCTGGATTTTTACCATGCACTCCGAATGGATGCATCGAATTAATTAAGAG GAGCGGAGTGGCTATTGCCGGTGCTCAAGCCGTTGTTTTAGGAAGGAGCAAGATTGTCGGCACTCCCGTTGCcgaattattaaaatggcAAAATGCCACTGTAACGGTCTGCCAttcgaaaacaaaaaatctgtCTGATGTT GTGCGTCAAGCTGATATTTTAGTAGTTGGCATAGGACAACCCGAAATGGTTAAGGGTGATTGGATAAAACCGGGTGCCGTTGTCATCGATTGCGGCATAAACGCTATACCAG ATCCTACAAAGAAAAGCGGACAACGTTTGGTGGGCGACGTAGCGTATGGGGAAGCTGCTAAAGTAGCTTCGTACATTACACCAGTACCAGGCGGCGTTGGGCCAATGACAGTAGCAATGTTAATGAAAAATACCGTGATATCCGCACAAAAAACGGCAGAAAAGCTCCTCAACATCCAATGGAACCTGCGTACTCTTAAAATAAATCCAGTGAAGCCTGTACCAAGCGACATCGACATCTCCAGAAGTCAGGAGCCAAAACCGATCGCCACATTAGCCGAAGAAATTGGACTAATGTCGAACGAGTTTAGCCCTTACGGCAGCAAAAAGGCCAAAATTGGTCTCAGCGTGCTGCAACGACTAAAGAATCAACAGAATGGAAAGTTTGTCGTGGTAGCGGGCATCACGCCAACACCGTTTGGCGAAGGAAAGAGCACGACTTCCCTCGGATTGGTGCAAGCACTAACGGCACACAGGGGCAGAAATTCTTTCGTTACCCTTAGACAACCTAGCCAAGGACCTACGTTCGGTGTTAAAGGAGGAGCTGCTGGAGGAGGATACTCACAA GTGATACCTATGGAGGAATTCAATCTTCATCTGACCGGAGACATTCATGCTGTTACCGCCGCAAATAATCTTATGGCGGCGCAAATTGATGCGCGATACTTCCACGAATCGACTCAAAGTGACAAAGCCCTGTACGATCGGCTGGTACCGACTATTAAGGGTGTCAGAAAGTTTTCGAAAATTCAGCTGAAACGACTGCAAAAACTTGGCATCGCGAAAACTGATCCGAACTCGTTAACGGAAGAAGAACAACGTCGATTTGCAAGACTTGACATAGATCCGAACAACATCACATGGACGCGAG CGGTGGATATCAATGATCGGTTTTTGCGGAAAATCACGATTGGTCAGAGTCCAACTGAAAAGGGCAAAACAAGAGAAACCTCGTTCTGCATTTCCGTTGGGTCTGAAATAATGGCAATCCTAGCATTAGCAACCAATGTCGAAGATATGAAGAGACGACTTGGTAATATCGTTGTCGGATTTAGCAAGAGCGGCGAGCCTTTAACTGCTGAAGATTTT GGTATGACGGGAGCAATGGCGATTCTGCTAAAAGATGCTATAGAACCGACACTTATGCAATCATTGGAGGGCACACCGGTAATGGTACACGCTGGACCATTCGCTAATATAGCCCACGGTTGTTCATCCATTATCGCGGACGCTATTGCCCTAAAATTGGTCGGACCACAAGGTATTGTAGTGACAGAAGCCGGATTCGGATCAGATATAGGTATGGAAAAATTCTTCGACATTAAATGTCGTACTTCCGGACACGTACCGAATGCTGTCGTACTCGTGGCAACTATCAGAGCACTGAAGATGCACGGGGGTGGACCGCCAGTAACAACTGGGGCACCGCTAAAGAAAGAGTATGTCGAAGAAAATGTCGAACTTGTTAGGAAAGGTCTACCAAATCTGCAGAAGCATATCAGCAATGGTCTGAAGTATGGTGTGCCCGTAGTTGTTGCTATCAATTCTCACAg TACCGATACACAAGCGGAACTAAATCTTGTTAAACAAGCAGCGTTAGAAAGCGGTGCAGCTGATGCAGTAATATGCACTCATTGGGCCGATGGTGGGGCTGGTGCTGCAGCTCTTGCAGATGCAGTGATAGCAGCGAccgaaaaaaatagtaatttcaAAGTATTGTACGATCTCGAGGATAGTatcgaagaaaaaattaataagatcgCTAAAGAGATATATGGTGCTGGCCAAGTTGTTCTCGCAGAAAAg GTGCAAAAAAAGATCGAAAACTATAACAAATTAGGATACAACAAATTCCCAATATGTATGGCAAAAACATCAAATTCATTAACTGGAGATCCAGCTATTAAGGGTGCACCAACCGGTTTTACCCTCGATATTACAGATATATTCGCTTCGGTTGGCGCCGGATTTGTTATTCCCATGGTGGGAGAG attatgaTGATGCCTGGACTTTCGACTAGGCCAAGTATCTATGATATGGATTGGAACAGTGAAACGGATGAAATAGAAGGCCTGTTTTAA
- the LOC105831994 gene encoding C-1-tetrahydrofolate synthase, cytoplasmic isoform X1 — protein sequence MIRISRAFNFLNRAMSTDVRGVILSGVELAKEIRQGLTKDVSALKEKLPDFAPGLAIVQVGAREDSNVYIKMKINAAREIGIDVQRCQLPNTTTETELINKVSKLNNDPKVHGIIVQMPLDSINKINSHLITDLVSPEKDVDGLNTINEGRVAIGDMSGFLPCTPNGCIELIKRSGVAIAGAQAVVLGRSKIVGTPVAELLKWQNATVTVCHSKTKNLSDVVRQADILVVGIGQPEMVKGDWIKPGAVVIDCGINAIPDPTKKSGQRLVGDVAYGEAAKVASYITPVPGGVGPMTVAMLMKNTVISAQKTAEKLLNIQWNLRTLKINPVKPVPSDIDISRSQEPKPIATLAEEIGLMSNEFSPYGSKKAKIGLSVLQRLKNQQNGKFVVVAGITPTPFGEGKSTTSLGLVQALTAHRGRNSFVTLRQPSQGPTFGVKGGAAGGGYSQVIPMEEFNLHLTGDIHAVTAANNLMAAQIDARYFHESTQSDKALYDRLVPTIKGVRKFSKIQLKRLQKLGIAKTDPNSLTEEEQRRFARLDIDPNNITWTRAVDINDRFLRKITIGQSPTEKGKTRETSFCISVGSEIMAILALATNVEDMKRRLGNIVVGFSKSGEPLTAEDFGMTGAMAILLKDAIEPTLMQSLEGTPVMVHAGPFANIAHGCSSIIADAIALKLVGPQGIVVTEAGFGSDIGMEKFFDIKCRTSGHVPNAVVLVATIRALKMHGGGPPVTTGAPLKKEYVEENVELVRKGLPNLQKHISNGLKYGVPVVVAINSHSTDTQAELNLVKQAALESGAADAVICTHWADGGAGAAALADAVIAATEKNSNFKVLYDLEDSIEEKINKIAKEIYGAGQVVLAEKVQKKIENYNKLGYNKFPICMAKTSNSLTGDPAIKGAPTGFTLDITDIFASVGAGFVIPMVGEIMMMPGLSTRPSIYDMDWNSETDEIEGLF from the exons ATGATACGAATATCGAGAGCTTTTAA CTTTCTGAATAGAGCCATGTCCACGGACGTGCGAGGAGTTATATTATCTGGAGTTGAATTGGCCAA agaaatTCGACAGGGCCTAACCAAAGATGTGAGCgccttaaaagaaaaattacctGATTTCGCACCTGGCCTGGCTATTGTCCAGGTAGGCGCGAGGGAAGATTCAAACGTCTACATAAAGATGAAAATTAACGCGGCCCGTGAAATAGGCATCGATGTTCAACGTTGTCAACTTCCTAATACCACAACAGAAACAGAGCTCATCAACAAAGTTAGCAAACTGAATAATGATCCAAAAGTTCATGGGATTATTGTGCAAATGCCGCTTGAcagtatcaataaaataaattctcattTAATTACCGATCTAGTTTCACCGGAAAAAGACGTCGATGG ATTAAATACTATTAACGAAGGACGAGTTGCGATTGGTGATATGTCTGGATTTTTACCATGCACTCCGAATGGATGCATCGAATTAATTAAGAG GAGCGGAGTGGCTATTGCCGGTGCTCAAGCCGTTGTTTTAGGAAGGAGCAAGATTGTCGGCACTCCCGTTGCcgaattattaaaatggcAAAATGCCACTGTAACGGTCTGCCAttcgaaaacaaaaaatctgtCTGATGTT GTGCGTCAAGCTGATATTTTAGTAGTTGGCATAGGACAACCCGAAATGGTTAAGGGTGATTGGATAAAACCGGGTGCCGTTGTCATCGATTGCGGCATAAACGCTATACCAG ATCCTACAAAGAAAAGCGGACAACGTTTGGTGGGCGACGTAGCGTATGGGGAAGCTGCTAAAGTAGCTTCGTACATTACACCAGTACCAGGCGGCGTTGGGCCAATGACAGTAGCAATGTTAATGAAAAATACCGTGATATCCGCACAAAAAACGGCAGAAAAGCTCCTCAACATCCAATGGAACCTGCGTACTCTTAAAATAAATCCAGTGAAGCCTGTACCAAGCGACATCGACATCTCCAGAAGTCAGGAGCCAAAACCGATCGCCACATTAGCCGAAGAAATTGGACTAATGTCGAACGAGTTTAGCCCTTACGGCAGCAAAAAGGCCAAAATTGGTCTCAGCGTGCTGCAACGACTAAAGAATCAACAGAATGGAAAGTTTGTCGTGGTAGCGGGCATCACGCCAACACCGTTTGGCGAAGGAAAGAGCACGACTTCCCTCGGATTGGTGCAAGCACTAACGGCACACAGGGGCAGAAATTCTTTCGTTACCCTTAGACAACCTAGCCAAGGACCTACGTTCGGTGTTAAAGGAGGAGCTGCTGGAGGAGGATACTCACAA GTGATACCTATGGAGGAATTCAATCTTCATCTGACCGGAGACATTCATGCTGTTACCGCCGCAAATAATCTTATGGCGGCGCAAATTGATGCGCGATACTTCCACGAATCGACTCAAAGTGACAAAGCCCTGTACGATCGGCTGGTACCGACTATTAAGGGTGTCAGAAAGTTTTCGAAAATTCAGCTGAAACGACTGCAAAAACTTGGCATCGCGAAAACTGATCCGAACTCGTTAACGGAAGAAGAACAACGTCGATTTGCAAGACTTGACATAGATCCGAACAACATCACATGGACGCGAG CGGTGGATATCAATGATCGGTTTTTGCGGAAAATCACGATTGGTCAGAGTCCAACTGAAAAGGGCAAAACAAGAGAAACCTCGTTCTGCATTTCCGTTGGGTCTGAAATAATGGCAATCCTAGCATTAGCAACCAATGTCGAAGATATGAAGAGACGACTTGGTAATATCGTTGTCGGATTTAGCAAGAGCGGCGAGCCTTTAACTGCTGAAGATTTT GGTATGACGGGAGCAATGGCGATTCTGCTAAAAGATGCTATAGAACCGACACTTATGCAATCATTGGAGGGCACACCGGTAATGGTACACGCTGGACCATTCGCTAATATAGCCCACGGTTGTTCATCCATTATCGCGGACGCTATTGCCCTAAAATTGGTCGGACCACAAGGTATTGTAGTGACAGAAGCCGGATTCGGATCAGATATAGGTATGGAAAAATTCTTCGACATTAAATGTCGTACTTCCGGACACGTACCGAATGCTGTCGTACTCGTGGCAACTATCAGAGCACTGAAGATGCACGGGGGTGGACCGCCAGTAACAACTGGGGCACCGCTAAAGAAAGAGTATGTCGAAGAAAATGTCGAACTTGTTAGGAAAGGTCTACCAAATCTGCAGAAGCATATCAGCAATGGTCTGAAGTATGGTGTGCCCGTAGTTGTTGCTATCAATTCTCACAg TACCGATACACAAGCGGAACTAAATCTTGTTAAACAAGCAGCGTTAGAAAGCGGTGCAGCTGATGCAGTAATATGCACTCATTGGGCCGATGGTGGGGCTGGTGCTGCAGCTCTTGCAGATGCAGTGATAGCAGCGAccgaaaaaaatagtaatttcaAAGTATTGTACGATCTCGAGGATAGTatcgaagaaaaaattaataagatcgCTAAAGAGATATATGGTGCTGGCCAAGTTGTTCTCGCAGAAAAg GTGCAAAAAAAGATCGAAAACTATAACAAATTAGGATACAACAAATTCCCAATATGTATGGCAAAAACATCAAATTCATTAACTGGAGATCCAGCTATTAAGGGTGCACCAACCGGTTTTACCCTCGATATTACAGATATATTCGCTTCGGTTGGCGCCGGATTTGTTATTCCCATGGTGGGAGAG attatgaTGATGCCTGGACTTTCGACTAGGCCAAGTATCTATGATATGGATTGGAACAGTGAAACGGATGAAATAGAAGGCCTGTTTTAA